One genomic segment of Pseudomonas sp. RU47 includes these proteins:
- the uca gene encoding urea carboxylase, with the protein MFEKVLIANRGAIACRILRTLAALQVKGVAVYSEADAASLHILHADEAHSLGEGAAAGTYLAVETILAIAKQSGATAIHPGYGFLSENAAFAEACEAQNIAFIGPTPEQLRVFGLKHTARALAKQHGVPMLEGTELLDSLDAALIAGEQVGYPVMLKSTAGGGGIGMRVCRSASELSESFDAVKRLGQNNFSDAGVFIEKYIQRARHLEVQVFGDGRGEVIALGVRDCSVQRRNQKVLEETPAPNLPGGMADELCAAAIKLAKAVSYRSAGTVEFVFDSEAQRFYFLEVNTRLQVEHGVTEQVWGVDLVRWMVELAAGDLPPLSELYRQLKPEGHAIQARLYAEDPGRDFQPSPGLLTAVEFPLANGIQLRIDTWVEAGCEIPPYFDPMIAKLITWAPTREQARAELHQALGGSLLYGVETNRDYLRQILLDTPFASGEPWTRCLEGLVYRANTFEVLSAGTQTSVQDYPGRLGYWAVGVPPSGPMDSRALRLGNRLLGNAEGAAALEITMSGPLLRFNCAAVIAVTGAPIALTLEGTSVPMNTALLIPAGATLHLGSISCAGARSYLCLRGGLQVPDYLGSKSTFTLGQFGGHGGRALRAGDVLHIPALTDRSSGQQLALQHICELPAVRQIRVIYGPHAAPEYFTENYIGTFFETQWEVHFNSSRTGVRLIGPKPEWVRADGGEAGLHPSNIHDNPYAIGAVDFTGDMPVILGPDGPSLGGFVCPVTVIEADLWQLGQLKAGDKIQFIPVNLETARDLALKWDLPCGSEPAREGDISDTSVLNDPAHSRAGSLPQGLTSPVVLELGQGDVRLVARVSGDTHLLLEIGEPELNLVLRFRAHALMQALESKSLHGVIDLTPGIRSLQIHYQPEQLPLADLLGIVAGEWDAVCAANDLQVPSRIVHLPLSWDDPACQLAIEKYMTTVRKDAPWCPSNLDFIRRINDLPNLDEVQRTVFDASYLVMGLGDVYLGAPVATPLDPRHRLVTTKYNPARTWTAENSVGIGGAYLCVYGMEGPGGYQFVGRTLQMWNRYREVAAFDGKPWLLRFFDQIRFYPVSAEELLRIRRDFPLGRFDLNIEHSQLNLAEYQAFLNREAESISAFRAQQQGAFNAERERWIASGQAHFDSEEAVAPSAEDAPLAEGEHSVDSHIAGNLWQVQVEVGSRVAAGDVLVILESMKMEIPVLAPLAGLVREIRVQPGSAVRAGQRVVVLELD; encoded by the coding sequence ATGTTCGAAAAAGTCCTCATCGCCAACCGTGGCGCCATCGCCTGCCGCATCCTGCGCACCCTCGCTGCACTGCAGGTCAAAGGTGTGGCGGTGTATTCCGAAGCCGACGCCGCCAGCCTGCACATCCTGCACGCCGATGAAGCGCACAGCCTCGGTGAAGGCGCTGCTGCCGGCACTTATCTGGCCGTCGAAACGATCCTCGCCATTGCCAAACAAAGCGGCGCCACGGCGATCCATCCCGGCTACGGATTTCTCTCGGAAAACGCTGCGTTCGCCGAAGCCTGTGAAGCGCAGAACATCGCCTTCATCGGCCCGACGCCGGAGCAACTTCGCGTGTTCGGCCTCAAGCACACCGCCCGCGCGCTGGCCAAACAGCACGGCGTGCCCATGCTCGAAGGCACCGAACTGCTCGACAGCCTCGACGCCGCACTGATCGCAGGCGAACAGGTCGGCTACCCGGTGATGCTGAAAAGCACCGCTGGCGGTGGCGGCATCGGCATGCGCGTGTGTCGCAGCGCCAGCGAATTGAGCGAATCGTTCGACGCGGTAAAACGTCTCGGTCAGAACAACTTCAGCGACGCCGGGGTGTTCATCGAAAAATACATCCAGCGCGCCCGGCATCTGGAAGTGCAGGTGTTCGGCGACGGTCGCGGTGAGGTCATCGCCCTCGGCGTGCGCGACTGCTCGGTGCAGCGGCGCAATCAGAAAGTCCTCGAAGAAACCCCGGCGCCGAACCTGCCGGGCGGCATGGCTGATGAGCTGTGCGCGGCGGCGATCAAACTGGCGAAAGCCGTGAGTTATCGCAGCGCCGGCACGGTGGAATTCGTTTTCGACAGCGAGGCGCAGCGCTTCTATTTTCTCGAAGTGAACACCAGGCTGCAGGTGGAGCATGGTGTGACCGAACAGGTCTGGGGGGTGGATCTGGTGCGCTGGATGGTTGAGCTGGCCGCCGGTGATCTGCCGCCGCTGAGCGAGTTGTATCGCCAGCTGAAACCTGAAGGCCATGCGATTCAGGCGCGGCTGTACGCGGAGGATCCGGGGCGCGACTTCCAGCCGAGCCCAGGTCTGCTGACGGCGGTGGAATTCCCCCTGGCCAACGGTATTCAGTTGCGCATCGATACCTGGGTCGAGGCCGGCTGCGAGATTCCGCCGTATTTCGATCCGATGATCGCCAAGCTCATCACCTGGGCGCCGACCCGTGAACAGGCGCGCGCCGAGTTGCATCAAGCGTTAGGCGGCAGTCTGTTGTACGGCGTGGAAACCAACCGCGATTACCTGCGGCAGATTCTCCTCGACACTCCGTTCGCCAGCGGTGAGCCGTGGACCCGTTGTCTGGAAGGTCTGGTTTATCGCGCCAACACTTTCGAAGTGCTCAGCGCCGGCACACAAACCAGCGTGCAGGACTATCCTGGCCGCCTCGGTTATTGGGCCGTTGGTGTGCCGCCGTCGGGGCCGATGGACAGCCGCGCATTGCGTCTGGGCAATCGCTTGCTCGGCAATGCTGAAGGCGCGGCGGCGCTGGAAATCACCATGAGCGGGCCGTTGCTGCGCTTCAACTGTGCAGCAGTGATCGCGGTGACCGGCGCGCCGATTGCCTTGACGCTTGAAGGCACAAGCGTGCCGATGAACACCGCGCTGCTGATCCCGGCGGGCGCGACGTTGCATCTGGGCAGCATCAGCTGCGCCGGGGCACGCAGTTATCTGTGCCTGCGCGGTGGTTTGCAGGTGCCGGATTATCTGGGCAGTAAAAGCACCTTCACCCTTGGCCAGTTTGGTGGGCATGGCGGGCGGGCGTTGCGTGCCGGGGATGTGTTGCATATCCCTGCGCTGACTGACCGTAGCAGCGGTCAACAACTGGCACTCCAGCACATTTGCGAGTTGCCGGCGGTGCGGCAGATTCGGGTGATTTACGGCCCGCACGCTGCGCCGGAATATTTCACCGAAAATTATATCGGCACTTTTTTTGAAACTCAGTGGGAAGTGCATTTCAACTCCAGCCGCACCGGTGTTCGCCTGATCGGGCCGAAGCCGGAATGGGTGCGGGCCGACGGTGGCGAGGCCGGATTGCATCCATCGAATATTCACGACAATCCGTATGCGATCGGCGCGGTGGATTTCACCGGCGACATGCCGGTGATTCTCGGCCCGGATGGTCCGAGCCTGGGCGGTTTTGTTTGCCCGGTGACGGTGATCGAAGCGGATCTGTGGCAGCTTGGACAGCTCAAGGCGGGCGACAAAATCCAGTTCATCCCGGTCAATCTCGAAACCGCCCGCGATCTCGCCCTGAAATGGGATCTCCCCTGTGGGAGCGAGCCTGCTCGCGAAGGCGATATTTCAGACACATCAGTATTGAATGACCCAGCGCATTCGCGAGCAGGCTCGCTCCCACAGGGTTTGACGTCACCTGTGGTGTTGGAGTTGGGTCAGGGGGATGTGCGGCTTGTTGCGCGGGTTTCTGGCGATACTCATTTACTGTTGGAAATCGGCGAGCCTGAACTCAATCTCGTCCTGCGCTTCCGCGCCCACGCCCTCATGCAGGCACTGGAAAGCAAATCCCTGCACGGCGTGATCGACCTCACCCCCGGTATCCGCTCGCTGCAAATCCACTACCAGCCCGAGCAGCTGCCACTCGCCGATCTGCTCGGCATCGTCGCCGGCGAATGGGACGCGGTGTGCGCCGCCAACGACCTGCAAGTACCGTCACGCATCGTCCATTTGCCGCTGTCCTGGGACGACCCGGCCTGCCAGTTGGCCATCGAGAAATACATGACCACCGTGCGCAAGGACGCGCCGTGGTGCCCGAGCAATCTGGATTTCATCCGCCGTATCAACGACCTGCCGAACCTCGACGAAGTGCAGCGCACGGTATTCGATGCAAGCTATCTGGTGATGGGGCTCGGCGATGTCTATCTCGGTGCGCCGGTGGCCACACCGCTCGACCCGCGCCATCGTTTGGTGACTACCAAATACAACCCGGCACGCACCTGGACCGCCGAAAACTCGGTAGGCATCGGTGGCGCCTACCTGTGCGTGTACGGCATGGAAGGCCCGGGCGGTTATCAGTTTGTCGGGCGCACCTTGCAGATGTGGAACCGCTATCGCGAAGTCGCCGCGTTCGACGGCAAACCGTGGCTGCTGCGCTTCTTCGATCAGATTCGCTTCTATCCGGTCAGCGCCGAAGAACTGCTGCGCATCCGCCGCGATTTTCCGCTGGGCCGCTTCGATCTGAACATCGAACACAGCCAACTCAACCTCGCCGAGTATCAGGCGTTTCTCAATCGTGAAGCCGAGAGCATCAGCGCGTTTCGTGCTCAGCAACAAGGCGCATTCAATGCCGAGCGCGAACGCTGGATCGCCAGCGGTCAGGCGCATTTCGACAGCGAAGAAGCCGTGGCGCCATCCGCCGAAGACGCGCCATTGGCCGAGGGTGAACACAGCGTCGACAGCCACATTGCTGGCAATCTCTGGCAGGTGCAGGTCGAGGTCGGCAGTCGCGTCGCAGCAGGCGACGTGCTGGTGATTCTCGAGTCGATGAAAATGGAAATCCCGGTACTCGCGCCGCTGGCCGGGCTGGTGCGCGAGATTCGCGTGCAGCCCGGTTCGGCGGTGCGTGCCGGACAACGGGTCGTGGTGCTGGAACTCGACTGA
- a CDS encoding urea amidolyase associated protein UAAP2, giving the protein MSVAIATSQNQPDTAVYRATIPAGEPWLMEVKAGQTLRILDLEGNQAVDTLFYSLANPKERYDVQRTLRRQNSVYLSTGSVLYSNLGHAMLTIVADTCGRHDTLGGACAQESNTVRYALEKRYMHSCRDNYLRACAHDGRLGKGDIGPNINFFMNVPVTADGGLTFEDGISAPGKYVDLRAEMDVIVLISNCPQLNNPCNAYNPTPAELLVWN; this is encoded by the coding sequence ATGTCAGTTGCTATCGCCACTTCGCAAAACCAACCCGACACAGCGGTGTACCGCGCCACGATCCCGGCCGGTGAACCCTGGCTGATGGAGGTCAAGGCTGGCCAGACCCTGCGCATCCTCGACCTGGAAGGCAATCAGGCCGTCGATACGTTGTTCTACAGCCTCGCCAATCCCAAGGAACGCTACGACGTGCAGCGCACCTTGCGACGGCAGAACAGCGTCTACCTGAGCACCGGCAGCGTGCTGTATTCCAACCTCGGCCACGCGATGCTGACCATCGTCGCCGACACTTGCGGACGCCACGACACCCTCGGCGGCGCGTGCGCGCAAGAGAGCAACACCGTGCGCTACGCCCTGGAGAAACGCTACATGCACAGCTGCCGCGACAACTACCTGCGCGCCTGCGCCCATGACGGGCGACTGGGTAAAGGTGACATCGGACCGAACATCAATTTCTTCATGAATGTGCCGGTCACGGCGGATGGCGGGCTGACCTTCGAGGACGGGATTTCTGCGCCGGGCAAGTACGTTGATTTGCGTGCGGAGATGGATGTCATCGTGTTGATTTCCAACTGTCCGCAGTTGAACAACCCGTGCAACGCCTATAACCCGACACCTGCGGAGCTGCTGGTATGGAACTGA
- a CDS encoding urea amidolyase associated protein UAAP1 → MTDSTQLFPPFAEEMLPGGGHRSFVLKRGQLLRLTDLRGGANVSLTLLNANEKTERLNLPDSLKCQHTAKLTAGHCLYSDMGRVLAAITADTCGWSDSLGGVLCAEEVAQKYGQGRYQELRNGFFRNGTDNLLVELGKWGLGLSDLLMTLNLFSRVNVDETGRFHFVEGNSKAGDYIELYAPMDTLVVLTALQHPMDPAPEYAPKPLKLSWMNADASVAEHCRTSRPENERGFINTDRLFA, encoded by the coding sequence ATGACCGATTCGACCCAACTATTTCCACCGTTCGCCGAAGAAATGCTCCCCGGCGGCGGCCACCGTTCGTTCGTGCTGAAGCGCGGCCAATTGCTGCGCCTGACCGATCTGCGCGGCGGCGCCAACGTCAGCCTGACCCTGCTCAACGCCAATGAAAAAACCGAACGGCTGAACCTGCCCGACAGCCTCAAATGCCAACACACCGCCAAGCTCACCGCCGGCCATTGCCTGTACTCGGACATGGGCCGCGTACTCGCCGCAATCACCGCCGACACCTGCGGCTGGAGCGACAGCCTCGGCGGCGTGCTCTGCGCCGAAGAAGTTGCACAAAAGTACGGCCAGGGCCGCTATCAGGAACTGCGCAACGGCTTCTTCCGCAACGGCACCGACAACCTGCTGGTGGAGCTCGGCAAGTGGGGGCTGGGCCTGTCCGATCTGCTGATGACGCTCAATCTGTTCAGCCGCGTGAACGTCGATGAGACCGGGCGTTTCCACTTCGTCGAGGGCAATTCCAAGGCTGGCGATTACATCGAGTTGTACGCGCCGATGGACACGCTGGTGGTGCTCACCGCGCTGCAACACCCGATGGATCCGGCGCCGGAATACGCGCCAAAACCGCTGAAGCTGAGCTGGATGAACGCCGACGCCAGCGTCGCCGAACACTGCCGCACCTCGCGCCCGGAAAATGAGCGCGGCTTTATCAACACCGACCGTTTGTTCGCCTGA
- a CDS encoding ABC transporter ATP-binding protein: MSFITVKNVWQQYADQVVLEGLNLSVNEGEFCTLVGASGCGKSTFLRLLLGQETASRGEILLDGQPLASEPDASRGVVFQRYSVFPHLSVLDNVALGLELPRAPLLGRLFGSAKREAREQAAALLDKVGLGHALDKYPAQLSGGMQQRLAIAQALIMKPRVLLLDEPFGALDPGIRKDMHALLLELWRETKLTVFMVTHDLSEGFSLGTRLLVFDKVRLDPHAPGAYGARITYDIPLNSDRRAQRAAVDALPLPLAGALRTA; this comes from the coding sequence ATGAGCTTCATCACGGTAAAAAACGTCTGGCAGCAATACGCCGATCAGGTGGTGCTGGAAGGCTTGAACCTGAGCGTCAACGAGGGCGAGTTCTGCACTTTGGTCGGCGCGTCCGGTTGCGGCAAATCGACCTTCCTGCGCCTGCTGCTCGGTCAGGAAACGGCGAGTCGCGGCGAGATCCTGCTCGACGGTCAACCGCTGGCCAGCGAACCGGATGCCAGCCGTGGCGTAGTGTTTCAGCGCTACTCGGTGTTCCCGCATTTGAGCGTGCTCGACAACGTCGCCCTCGGCCTTGAATTGCCGCGTGCGCCGTTGCTGGGGCGGTTGTTCGGCAGCGCCAAACGTGAGGCACGCGAACAGGCAGCGGCGTTGCTGGACAAAGTCGGCCTCGGCCATGCGCTGGATAAATACCCGGCGCAACTGTCTGGCGGGATGCAGCAACGCTTGGCGATAGCCCAGGCGCTGATCATGAAACCACGGGTGTTGCTGCTCGACGAACCGTTCGGCGCGCTCGATCCGGGCATCCGCAAAGACATGCACGCGTTGCTGCTGGAGTTGTGGCGCGAGACGAAACTGACGGTGTTCATGGTCACCCATGATCTGTCCGAAGGCTTCAGCCTCGGCACGCGTCTGCTGGTGTTCGACAAGGTTCGCCTCGACCCGCACGCCCCCGGCGCCTATGGCGCGCGCATCACCTACGACATCCCTTTGAACAGCGACCGCCGCGCCCAACGCGCCGCCGTCGACGCCCTGCCGTTGCCACTGGCAGGCGCCCTTCGCACCGCTTGA
- a CDS encoding ABC transporter permease has product MRLINRHPDRPSRLLLVILPFALLLFAYFMGSAERLADNPNDKLLPSAVQMTDAVKRLAFNADSRTGDYLLWQDTASSLRRLAIGLGIAALAGLCLGIAAGTLPLFGAPLSPLLTVLSMVPPLAILPILFIVFGLGELSKVMLIVIGITPALARDLEQRAREIPVELLIKAQTLGASTWTLMLRVVLPQLLPRLLISLRLMLGSAWLFLIAAEAIASTDGLGYRIFLVRRYLAMDVILPYVVWITLLAWLMDWGLKHLTRRAFPWYEGAAK; this is encoded by the coding sequence ATGCGCCTGATCAATCGCCACCCGGATCGCCCCAGTCGCCTGTTGCTGGTGATCCTGCCGTTCGCCCTGCTGCTGTTCGCCTACTTCATGGGCTCGGCCGAGCGCCTGGCGGACAACCCCAACGACAAACTGCTGCCCAGCGCCGTGCAGATGACCGACGCGGTGAAACGTCTGGCCTTCAATGCCGACAGCCGCACCGGTGACTACCTGTTATGGCAAGACACCGCGTCGAGTCTGCGACGCCTGGCCATCGGCCTCGGTATTGCTGCGCTGGCCGGGCTGTGCCTGGGCATCGCCGCCGGCACGCTGCCGCTGTTCGGTGCACCTTTGTCGCCACTGTTGACGGTGCTGTCGATGGTGCCGCCCTTGGCGATCCTGCCGATTCTGTTCATCGTTTTCGGTTTGGGCGAGTTGTCGAAAGTCATGCTGATCGTGATCGGCATCACCCCTGCCCTCGCTCGCGATCTGGAACAGCGCGCGCGGGAAATCCCCGTCGAACTGCTGATCAAGGCGCAGACCCTCGGCGCCTCGACCTGGACGCTGATGCTGCGCGTGGTGCTGCCGCAACTGCTGCCGCGTTTGTTGATCTCGTTGCGGCTGATGCTCGGTTCGGCGTGGTTGTTCCTGATTGCCGCTGAAGCGATCGCCTCCACCGACGGTCTCGGCTACCGGATTTTTCTGGTGCGGCGTTATCTGGCGATGGACGTGATCCTGCCGTACGTGGTGTGGATCACCCTCCTCGCCTGGCTGATGGATTGGGGCCTGAAACATCTGACTCGTCGCGCATTCCCTTGGTATGAGGGGGCGGCCAAATGA
- a CDS encoding putative urea ABC transporter substrate-binding protein, which translates to MTRLRLPALLAAAFAALISSQAPAAQKDHFSVCWTIYAGWMPWEYAGSQGIVDKWAKKYGIKIDVVQLNDYVESINQYTAGQFDGCTMTNMDALTIPAAGGVDSTALIVSDFSNGNDGIVLKGDGKKVADLKGMDVNLVELSVSHYLLARALDSVDLTEKDLKVVNTSDADISAAFNTAQVNAVTTWNPMLSDIKAKPGVTEVFNSSQIPGEIMDMMVVNSTTLKDNPALGKALTGAWFEVVELMNAKNAASKAALEHMAKASGTDLAGFQAQLDTTKLFATPSEALSFATSKQLPETMRKVAEFSFQHGLLGEGAKDTSAVGMAFANGVTSGDTGNLKLRFDPTYVQMAADAKL; encoded by the coding sequence ATGACCCGACTACGTTTGCCCGCCCTGCTCGCCGCCGCGTTCGCCGCGCTCATCAGCAGCCAAGCCCCCGCCGCCCAGAAAGATCACTTCAGCGTGTGCTGGACGATTTATGCCGGCTGGATGCCATGGGAATACGCCGGCAGCCAGGGCATTGTCGACAAATGGGCGAAGAAGTACGGCATCAAGATCGACGTCGTACAGCTCAATGACTACGTCGAATCGATCAACCAGTACACCGCCGGCCAGTTCGACGGCTGCACCATGACCAACATGGACGCACTGACCATTCCAGCCGCCGGCGGCGTCGACAGCACCGCGCTGATCGTCAGCGACTTCTCCAACGGCAACGACGGCATCGTCCTCAAGGGCGACGGCAAGAAAGTCGCCGACCTCAAGGGCATGGACGTCAATCTGGTCGAGCTGTCGGTTTCGCACTACCTGCTGGCCCGCGCGCTGGATTCGGTCGACCTGACCGAGAAAGACCTGAAAGTGGTCAACACTTCCGACGCCGACATCTCCGCTGCGTTCAACACCGCACAAGTCAACGCCGTGACGACCTGGAACCCGATGCTCTCGGACATCAAGGCCAAACCGGGCGTGACCGAAGTGTTCAACTCCAGCCAGATTCCCGGCGAGATCATGGACATGATGGTGGTCAACAGCACCACCCTCAAAGACAACCCGGCGCTGGGCAAAGCCCTGACCGGGGCGTGGTTCGAAGTAGTCGAGCTGATGAACGCCAAGAACGCTGCAAGCAAAGCCGCACTGGAACACATGGCCAAGGCCTCAGGCACTGATCTGGCGGGATTCCAGGCGCAACTCGACACCACCAAACTGTTCGCCACACCGAGCGAAGCGCTGAGTTTCGCCACCAGCAAACAACTGCCGGAAACCATGCGCAAAGTCGCCGAGTTTTCGTTTCAGCATGGCTTGCTCGGCGAAGGCGCGAAAGACACCAGCGCGGTCGGCATGGCGTTCGCCAACGGCGTGACCAGTGGTGATACCGGCAACCTCAAGCTGCGTTTCGATCCGACCTACGTGCAGATGGCCGCCGACGCCAAGCTGTAA
- a CDS encoding enoyl-CoA hydratase/isomerase family protein, whose amino-acid sequence MNLHFEELTGTDGARIGIASLDAEKSLNALSLPMINALSDKLNAWAKDAQIVCVLLRGNGAKAFCAGGEVRSLVEACRAHPGEVPPLAAQFFSAEYRLDYSLHTYPKPLICWGHGYVLGGGMGLLQGASTRIVTPSSRLAMPEISIGLYPDVGASWFLARLPGKLGLFLGLTGAHMNGRDAIDLDLADRFLLDEQQPQLIEGLLQLNWQEQTDVQLNSLLKALQQEAVAQMPEAQWLPRRQQIDELLDVSDVTCAWKAIGLQRDSSDPLIARAAKTMSEGSPLTAHLVWEQIIRARHMSLAEVFQMEYTLSLNCCRHPEFSEGVRARLIDKDQKPHWHWPDINTVPDAVVEAHFHKVWEGRHPLADLTQY is encoded by the coding sequence ATGAATCTGCACTTCGAAGAACTCACCGGCACCGACGGCGCCCGCATCGGTATCGCCAGCCTGGATGCTGAAAAGTCGCTGAACGCGCTGTCCCTGCCGATGATCAACGCCCTCAGCGACAAACTGAACGCCTGGGCCAAGGATGCGCAAATCGTCTGCGTGCTGCTGCGCGGAAATGGCGCCAAAGCGTTCTGCGCTGGCGGCGAGGTGCGCAGCCTGGTGGAAGCCTGTCGCGCTCACCCCGGCGAAGTACCACCGCTGGCCGCGCAGTTTTTCAGCGCGGAATATCGCCTGGATTACAGCCTGCACACCTATCCGAAACCGCTGATCTGCTGGGGCCATGGTTACGTGCTCGGTGGTGGCATGGGCCTGTTGCAAGGCGCCAGTACGCGGATTGTTACGCCGAGCAGCCGTCTGGCGATGCCGGAAATCAGCATTGGTTTGTATCCGGACGTCGGCGCCAGTTGGTTTCTCGCCCGGCTGCCGGGCAAGCTCGGTTTGTTTCTGGGCCTGACCGGCGCGCACATGAACGGTCGTGATGCGATCGATCTCGATCTGGCTGACCGCTTCCTGCTCGATGAACAGCAGCCGCAACTGATCGAAGGCCTGCTGCAGCTCAATTGGCAGGAACAGACCGACGTGCAACTCAACAGCCTGCTCAAGGCTTTGCAGCAAGAGGCCGTGGCGCAGATGCCCGAGGCGCAATGGTTGCCACGGCGGCAGCAGATCGACGAATTGCTCGATGTCAGCGACGTCACCTGCGCCTGGAAAGCCATCGGCCTGCAACGCGACAGCAGCGATCCGTTGATCGCGCGGGCGGCGAAAACCATGAGCGAAGGCTCGCCACTGACCGCGCATCTGGTCTGGGAACAGATCATCCGCGCCCGGCATATGTCGCTGGCCGAAGTCTTTCAGATGGAATACACCTTGAGTCTTAATTGCTGCCGGCATCCGGAGTTCAGCGAAGGGGTTCGCGCGCGCTTGATTGACAAGGATCAGAAGCCGCACTGGCATTGGCCGGACATCAACACTGTGCCGGATGCAGTGGTGGAGGCGCACTTTCACAAGGTTTGGGAGGGGCGGCATCCGTTGGCGGATTTGACGCAGTATTAA
- the ung gene encoding uracil-DNA glycosylase codes for MTADDRIKLEPSWKEALRAEFDQPYMAELRQFLQQERAAGKEIYPPGPMIFNALNSTPLDKVKVVILGQDPYHGPGQAHGLCFSVQPGVPAPPSLVNIYKELKRDLNIDIPNHGYLQSWADQGVLMINTTMTVERANANAHKDKGWQFFTDRIIELVSERQPHLVFMLWGAHAQSKQKLIDATKHLVLTSVHPSPLSAYRGFLGCGHFSRTNKFLEQNGETPIEWRLPPI; via the coding sequence ATGACTGCTGACGACCGTATCAAACTCGAACCGAGCTGGAAGGAGGCACTGCGTGCTGAGTTCGACCAGCCTTACATGGCAGAGTTGCGCCAGTTTCTGCAGCAGGAGCGGGCGGCCGGCAAGGAAATCTATCCGCCGGGACCGATGATTTTCAACGCACTGAATTCGACGCCGCTGGATAAGGTGAAGGTGGTGATCCTCGGCCAGGACCCGTATCACGGCCCGGGCCAGGCCCATGGTTTGTGCTTTTCGGTGCAGCCGGGCGTGCCGGCGCCGCCGTCGCTGGTCAACATCTACAAAGAGTTGAAACGCGATCTGAACATCGACATTCCCAATCACGGTTACCTGCAGAGCTGGGCCGATCAGGGCGTGCTGATGATCAACACGACCATGACCGTCGAGCGCGCCAACGCCAATGCGCACAAGGACAAGGGCTGGCAGTTTTTCACCGACCGGATCATTGAACTGGTCAGCGAACGGCAGCCGCACCTGGTGTTCATGCTCTGGGGCGCCCATGCGCAGAGCAAGCAGAAGCTGATCGACGCGACCAAGCATCTGGTGCTGACGTCGGTGCATCCGTCGCCGCTGTCGGCGTATCGCGGGTTTTTGGGTTGTGGGCATTTCAGCCGGACCAACAAGTTTCTCGAGCAGAATGGCGAGACGCCGATCGAGTGGCGTTTGCCGCCGATTTGA
- a CDS encoding AbrB family transcriptional regulator: MFDRASLKSWWGTPLVGLLGGYLASQIGWPLPWMVGSLLAIILVRCLTPWQLTEIPGGRKCGQWIVGIGIGLHFTPVVMEQVLSHFGLIFFGALVTSVSAVVGVWLMRRTGEDRATAFFSSMPGGSGEMVNLGARNGAMLSHVAAGQSLRVLVVVLCVPAAFKYLLGDGTPISHAGSVDWRWLAILFPAGGLLAWLWQRLRQPNPWLFGPLLVSAAVSIGWDLHIGLPNGGSQIGQWLIGSGLGCHFNRQFFRRAPSFMGRTLIGTALTMLIATLAASGLSALTHLDLRSLTLGMMPGGIAEMSLTAETLQLSVPLVTAMQVMRLLFVLFLAEPLFKYWNRNPE, from the coding sequence ATGTTTGATCGCGCCTCACTGAAATCCTGGTGGGGAACCCCGCTGGTCGGTCTGCTGGGCGGTTACCTCGCCAGCCAGATCGGCTGGCCACTGCCGTGGATGGTCGGCTCGTTGCTGGCGATCATCCTCGTGCGTTGCCTGACCCCGTGGCAACTCACGGAAATCCCTGGCGGCCGCAAATGCGGCCAGTGGATCGTCGGCATCGGCATCGGCCTGCACTTCACCCCGGTAGTGATGGAGCAGGTGCTCAGTCATTTCGGTTTGATCTTCTTTGGGGCGCTGGTCACCAGTGTCTCGGCGGTGGTCGGCGTATGGTTGATGCGCCGTACCGGTGAAGATCGCGCGACAGCGTTTTTCTCCAGCATGCCCGGCGGTTCCGGGGAGATGGTCAACCTTGGCGCGCGTAACGGCGCGATGCTCAGCCACGTCGCGGCGGGACAGAGCTTGCGGGTGTTGGTGGTGGTGCTGTGTGTGCCGGCGGCGTTCAAGTATCTGCTGGGTGATGGCACACCGATTTCCCACGCTGGCAGCGTCGATTGGCGCTGGCTGGCGATTCTGTTTCCGGCGGGCGGTTTGCTCGCGTGGCTCTGGCAGCGTTTGCGCCAACCCAATCCGTGGCTGTTCGGGCCGTTGCTGGTGAGTGCGGCGGTGAGCATTGGCTGGGATTTGCACATTGGCTTGCCCAATGGCGGCAGTCAGATTGGCCAGTGGTTGATTGGCAGCGGTTTGGGGTGCCATTTCAACCGGCAGTTCTTCCGCCGCGCGCCTTCATTCATGGGGCGGACGTTGATCGGCACGGCGTTGACCATGTTGATCGCGACACTGGCAGCGTCGGGGTTGAGCGCGCTGACCCATCTGGATCTGCGTTCGCTGACACTGGGCATGATGCCCGGCGGGATCGCCGAAATGAGTCTGACGGCGGAGACGCTGCAACTCTCAGTACCGCTGGTGACAGCGATGCAGGTGATGCGGCTGCTGTTTGTGCTGTTTCTGGCGGAGCCGTTGTTCAAGTACTGGAATCGTAATCCGGAGTAA